GAGTTAAGAGAGGACCTGAAACATTTAGGCTGACGTTCaggtttattttctcagacttctCTCCTCACCAAAAATACAGCGATGGCTCCCCCCGGTGAAGAACCCTGCCAGGACATCAGCCCAGTGGTTCCGGTACTCGGCTACCCTGACCACGCCTACTAGCATGGCCAGACAGAGAAGGGTGAGGCTGATGGTGGGCTTGGTCAGCCGCGTGCCTTTGGTCTTGAACACCAGTGTCACATACATCTGCAGAAAGGCACAGAGGAGGGCACGCACAGTAggacacaacaaacacaagaagCCACACAAGACACACAAGCATGTTTGTCTCATTACTATCTGACTAGGTTTTTTCAGAAACCAGGTAATGAAGGAAACAGTACTTCTTCCTCTGATTAAAATCAAGAAAATTAtctcaacaaaacaacaattttagAGGCAGTGAAATTGCACATAAAAGACTGCAAGATTCATTTTTTGGTTTACAGATGCATATTTGATCTTGGGGGCACCAACTGAGGTGAGGAAATTATGCAAGCTGAAAATGTTTAGTCACTAAAAAGCTAGTTTGATTCAAATAAAAAAGgtacagagagaagaaaaaatgaaaagggtTTGGAGGACTATGACAGAAAGATATGATCATATCTGAGGTCAGTTTGAAGTCTGAGCTATCGCgtgaaaacagcagaataaCAACTTGAGTCGGTGCACAGATCGCTAGTTGGGGGGCGACAGCTAACGTCTTGGTACAATGTTTGGGccaaataaacacactgcagcagatcTTTACTTGCATGAAAAACGCAAGGTAAAAATCTCTTTGCATTCAGTCTAAACTCACCTTAAGAGTTATGTATTCCTCATGATTCATTAATTCATGTGCACTGTGAAGACTGCCACCAGCGACCACACTAATGGAGCTAGATAATGGATTTAAGGTCATATGAATAAGCAGGGATAATGCATGGGGCTCAAATATTGGCTGTGCAGCACTGATTCAACCCAGTCTGTGAAATCTataggggagaaaaaaaaactctactctcatgtctgtacagttaATATGAAGCTACATCCAGTGGTTTAATGCAAAGACCGGGGGAGACATCCAGTCTAGCTCTgtcaaaatgtaacaaaatcagCCTATCAGCACCCTGTTAAGCACATTATATCTTGTTCAGTTCATTCACCTTTGgattatttaaacaaaatatgacatgttaattactgaagtttagaggtgttggtaggtggattttgttagcTGCTAGTTGCTCCCTCTGGTTTCCACTTTTGGTGCTAAGCTGGATGCTGCCGGTAGCTTCACATTTGCTGTACACacgtgagagtggtatcaacTTCTTCTCTAACTTTTAGTAAGgtatttgtgtatttctcaaaatgttgaactactcctttaaatTAGGGGTTTCTCAgcaagaaaaaattaaatactTCAGTCTCATAGAATAAAGTAAACGTGAAACcaaaaacatcagcagaggAGAAGTAAACACGGTTTCAGTCGGCAGCAAGCATTTTGCAGAAGCATTATCTCACACTATCTTGTCAAGAATGCTCCAACCTACCACTGTGTACACTGCAGAGTAGACGCTGAGTGCTGCATCCTTGGATGGGAAGGATTTACGTGCAGACATTACAATGAGCGGGTTGCCTGTGCAAGCGCGGCGCTCTGTGATGTACTGCATGGTGGACTGGCAGCCCAGCGCTGTGTAGTTTGGTCGGCaggctgacaggaagtgaggcGTCTGGTTTCCTGTCACTACCTGACCGGCATTGGCGAAGATGGTGGTGGTGAACAGGCCGAAGGCATAGACGCCTGGGTTGGATATGGGTGTGAGGGAGAGTTGGGTAGTGGACAGGAAAATTGTGGAAAggatgacagagaggcagagttaGAAGGGAGAaacaagaagatgaagaaaagcatATTACATGTTTGACAGAGAGCAATACCAAACCATGTAACAGCACTATGAGATTAAACAGGTGATAATGAGATTTTCCTCTTAAAATAGcctcacattacacattattatCAGCTAAGGTCTGAAATCACAATAGAAGCCTTCATCTCAGCTGGTTCAGTTTAAGATGCAAATTTGCAGACTGCTTAATATTCATGAGTGACTTGCTGCCATGATCCTGACTATCTTACCTCAAAGATTATATCACAGTTTATCATCCAATTAACAGCTACATGTGCAAGCTCTGGCTGATGAACTCTCAAGTGTAGCAGGTTACATTCTAACAAGTCAACCttttctttcatgttgttttgatctttttcattttgtttttcacacttcctgacaaaacctcacacacagaggcacaaaaaTGGCCTTTCACAGGCCTGtaaagagcagagaggctgtGTAATACAAACCAGCATGCTCACCTAGGAAGCGTATTATGCGTCTCAGTAGGGGGTTGAAGTAGCAGCAGTCTGCAGTGACAATGGTCTTCTCCTGGGTTCCCTCTGCCTTGGTGAAGAAGGCACACAGCTCTCCAACGAGAATCTGcgcacagagagaaaacacagaaatggtGTCTAACAGTGCTGAGTGTAATATTATACCCACACTCACAATACCATTTAATGTTTTGCATGTAATGTATTGCACGGCAACCACACCCTTACacacagagaggtcaaaggtcagctgtAAGACAGTAAAGTCTACAGCTGACAGATTTCAGCAGCATGGTTTCAATAATTGCAATGCAGTCCTTCAGTCCACAGCTCTGGTTGAGACTGAattatctcaacaactactgacatagctgtgctttgtgtgtagtgctaatcagcaaatgttagccTGCTAACACCCTAAATAAATAATATGGTGAACGCAGTATAGAACCggtcatatatttttaaaaaaacagcagaaatgcagATTACAGACTATCTGGTATCCTCACATTTCTCACATTAGGGAGGATGACATTACACTCAGGGTTTGTTTATCTTAAATAACTTCTAGCAGTGTGCAGCTCTACACAGAGGAATCATTTGACCATAGTTCAGGTGCAGCTCAACAATGAGGGTGACCGTGACTGACCCTGTGCCGATGATTGATTTCAGATTGTTTCAGAGCTCACAGTGCAAATTAACCTAATTAGACACCTTAATCATCTGTTTTAATGAGCGTGGACTCCCTGGCTGCGGTTGGATAGAGATGTAAACTCAGTGCAGTCTGAAAGTTTCTGTGATCAGAAATAGCAGCCATTGTTACAGGGAGctcacagttttattgtttcctTTGTGAGGAGCATCAGGCTTGTGGCAGAGGTTTCAGTCAGGTGACTGTGTTCAGTTCACTCCCTGTGAGTCTGAACAGTGGTGCCTCTCCAGGCTGATGATCCCTTAATGGACTGCGACTGTGAGACTCATCTGTATGAGAGCCTGCAGCTTTCTGAGAAGCTGGCACTGACTAAAACTGAGCTCTCTCAATGAATAACCATCTATGACAGAGATATGCTTAATCTTAAATCATCCTGACAATTTCCATGCTCTGCTGTGACAGAAGTGAAACCCACTTTAATGCTGACCGCACTCCACAAACCCATCAGCCTCGTTCTTCCTCTTCCACATTTAACATAACCCCCCCCATTGTGACAATGTCTGAAGCACTGCTGTCTgaggagagaaagcaaaagGAGATGAAAGATCCgcagagtgaaagaaagacagagcaggagacaaagagagatgtAAATGATCATGATCGTGTTTCAGCCAAGTGCTTCTCGTGCTTCAGAGCATTTCTAAGTGGGTCCAGCCAAGTCAAATGAGTTAATAACATGCATGGGCCCAGTCAGTGCAGCAGGGCTGTGAAGTGCGTGCCCAGCCGAGTGCTTTCTTCCATTAGTGAAACATGGCCCTAGTGGGTGTTCCATGGCAACCCTCTAAACACTAATACGAGCATGAAATCAAAGCTGAGGGGGTTTAATCAGTGGCTTCAAATCAGAGATGTTAGGGGCACAGTCACACTGCGGACAACCATTTACGGGGcaattaaaatacacacagtagcTGCTTCTATGGGGACTGCTGGTCTGTGGAGGGTTTGAGCATGTGTATACCACAAAATGTGAGATAGTGGTGAGAGTGCTGTCACTCACAGACAAGTACTCTTCAACACTTTGTGAAGCAGTGGGTGGTAGTGCCTTTTTAGAAGCATATACTACTGCCCCACAAGTTCTTTTCTGTTAGTCACAGTGAATGCCTAATCTGTGCATTTGTGATAGGACTCTTTAGAGTGAAAATCAACCGCCCCAACCCCTCCACTTTTAGggtttcagtttgatttgacTGAGCTCTCAAAACAGTGTttccctatatatatatatatatatatatatatatatacatacacacacacacacacacacacacacacacacacacacacacacacacacacacacacacacacacagcacagcacacatgCTGGGAAGTAAATGTTAATCAGCTAACAATGTTTCTAAACAACTTAATTTGATGATTTAAGTGAATGACTATCTGCTCaactcatcagtgtgtgttacattatTTAGTCATAATCTTGATTCATatcaaaaatgaatgtttttatgGTGTGCCAtaaccttctgattggtggtgCTTGCTGCGATT
This is a stretch of genomic DNA from Lates calcarifer isolate ASB-BC8 unplaced genomic scaffold, TLL_Latcal_v3 _unitig_345_quiver_2998, whole genome shotgun sequence. It encodes these proteins:
- the LOC108894462 gene encoding LOW QUALITY PROTEIN: phospholipid phosphatase-related protein type 5-like (The sequence of the model RefSeq protein was modified relative to this genomic sequence to represent the inferred CDS: deleted 1 base in 1 codon; added 258 bases not found in genome assembly) → MAVEEKPGVKSSSSIVPCFLFVELVIMAGTVLLAYYFEYTDTFPVHIQGFFCYDKTFSKPYPGPDDTSKIPPVLIYSLVTAIPTLTILVGELCAFFTKAEGTQEKTIVTADCCYFNPLLRRIIRFLGVYAFGLFTTTIFANAGQVVTGNQTPHFLSACRPNYTALGCQSTMQYITERRACTGNPLIVMSARKSFPSKDAALSVYSAVYTVMYVTLVFKTKGTRLTKPTISLTLLCLAMLVGVVRVAEYRNHWADVLAGFFTGGAIAVFLVTCVINNFQQLQPSLPPPRPQRPESVLGMPMVTLPCVESPLEKLSGPQTPRGSPFTEIT